The Candidatus Binatia bacterium region CTGGTCGGCCGATGCAGCGGGTGCGTACCAACCTTGCCCGTAGCGCGCGACGCGCTTCAGGGCGTTCTTCTTCGATCCGCCGATGATGAGCGGGAGGGGACTCTGGACGGGCACGGGGTAGCTCTTGAAGCCGGTCCACTTGATGAAGTCGCTCTCGTGCTCGACGGTGTCGCCGGACCAGACCTTGCGCATGGCCTCGACGTAGTCGGCGAACCGCGCACCGCGACGCTCGAAGGGCACGCCGAGCGCCTCGAACTCTTCTTTGAGCCAGCCGATCCCGATCCCCAGCATGAACCTGCCGCCCGACACGAAGTCGAGACTGGCCGCCTGCTTGGCGAGCATGAGCGGGTTCGATTGCGGGAGGATGTTCACGCCGGTGCCGAGGCGGAGCTTCTTGGTGTGCTGCGCTATGGCCGACAGCGCGATCAGCGGATCGACGAAGTTGGTCTCCGGTGTCGCGCCCATCTTCCCATCCGCGCTGTAGGGATAGGCCGATTCGTAGTTCTCGGGAACGAGAGCATGCTCGAACGTCCAGATGGACTCGAGGCCGACCTCTTCGGCGGTCTGTGCCATTTTGATCATCATGTCGACGTTCGTGACGCCGACGTTGCAGGGGATGAGTCCGATCTTCATGGGGTGGTCTCCTTCAAGACGCCCAGGCGGCGAGTTGGACCGAGCGTTCGCGGTGGTCGGAGGGGGTGCCCAGGAAAGCGCGGTCGAACATGGCGCGCTTGAACCAGATCTGGACGTCACACTCCCAGGTGAATCCGATGCCGCCATGCGCTTCGACGCTGTCGCGTGCGATCTGCATGTAGCGATC contains the following coding sequences:
- a CDS encoding LLM class F420-dependent oxidoreductase; protein product: MKIGLIPCNVGVTNVDMMIKMAQTAEEVGLESIWTFEHALVPENYESAYPYSADGKMGATPETNFVDPLIALSAIAQHTKKLRLGTGVNILPQSNPLMLAKQAASLDFVSGGRFMLGIGIGWLKEEFEALGVPFERRGARFADYVEAMRKVWSGDTVEHESDFIKWTGFKSYPVPVQSPLPLIIGGSKKNALKRVARYGQGWYAPAASADQVAALLPALDEACAAEGRDRSTIEISTMYIPVMEPVEEALPRYRDLGVERLIIPLQALGEKPMEGLARLGDDVLAKIN